The Coffea eugenioides isolate CCC68of chromosome 8, Ceug_1.0, whole genome shotgun sequence genome has a segment encoding these proteins:
- the LOC113780919 gene encoding transcription factor bHLH14-like, translating to MEDILAAAASSPASLLCEATLAAPKQRLQFIMQNQREWWVYSIFWQASRDRDGRLVLSWGDGHFRGPKDCSQRACNNNGLLLQQPLAHNGVKVTTQDIFGRRKAGKEVPSSFPWRDSTSHSKSDGFGDGRDVADSEWFYMLSLTRCFVSGEDLLVRTFNSGSYAWLVGDHQLLFYNCERAKEAHSHGVKTFVCISTSGGILELGSSELIKEDWGLVQLCKTLFGSEDQNSTSSTSTTTTTRDAILGSNNTTPAGGGLFDIGGLLGHDPKQNSLQEDKPQESNLTIMNIDDESASGTLTPIGGQRISTGSAGMAHTGPKLLETQNFMPEAAGKWSKVRSPSSRRRMREASMTGQEMALNHVEAERQRREKLNHRFYALRSVVPNVSRMDKASLLADAVAYINELKAKIQELEARVGVGSLGGAQYHDRKLLVTTATSCGDFIQETQSTVTADQNQSGMSSKPYSSVPYTANNSSHEIQVKFVNGSVAILHILCPDVNYPSAKLMDALRQMELQVCSASFSPVQDLMLHDVVIRIPRNDALATEDALKTALLRRLRL from the coding sequence ATGGAAGACATTCTAGCTGCTGCAGCATCTTCTCCGGCTTCGCTACTCTGCGAAGCAACACTTGCTGCACCTAAGCAACGGTTGCAGTTCATCATGCAAAACCAGCGAGAGTGGTGGGTTTATTCTATCTTCTGGCAGGCCTCAAGGGATCGAGACGGGCGCCTGGTTTTGTCGTGGGGTGATGGCCATTTCCGCGGGCCTAAAGACTGTTCCCAGAGAGCGTGCAATAACAACGGATTGCTACTACAGCAACCACTTGCCCATAACGGCGTGAAGGTGACCACTCAGGACATCTTCGGGAGAAGGAAGGCAGGGAAAGAAGTTCCTTCGTCCTTTCCCTGGAGGGATTCTACTTCCCACAGCAAAAGCGATGGATTTGGTGATGGCCGGGATGTTGCTGATTCGGAGTGGTTTTATATGCTGTCGCTGACCAGGTGCTTTGTGTCCGGAGAAGACCTTCTGGTCCGAACCTTCAATTCGGGTTCGTATGCGTGGTTAGTTGGAGATCACCAACTCCTGTTTTACAACTGCGAGAGGGCTAAAGAAGCTCATTCTCATGGAGTTAAAACTTTTGTTTGCATCTCCACTTCAGGTGGAATTCTGGAATTGGGATCCTCAGAATTGATAAAAGAAGACTGGGGACTGGTGCAACTTTGCAAGACACTGTTTGGCTCAGAAGATCAAAACAGCACCAGCAGTACTAGTACAACTACCACCACCAGAGACGCCATCCTTGGTAGTAATAATACTACTCCTGCAGGAGGAGGACTGTTTGACATTGGCGGCCTGCTAGGTCATGATCCCAAACAAAACTCACTGCAGGAAGACAAGCCCCAGGAAAGCAACTTAACAATTATGAACATTGATGATGAATCCGCTTCAGGAACGTTGACACCAATAGGTGGGCAGCGGATATCAACTGGATCTGCAGGGATGGCTCACACTGGTCCCAAACTATTGGAAACTCAAAATTTCATGCCCGAGGCGGCAGGAAAATGGAGCAAGGTCCGATCGCCGTCATCGAGAAGAAGAATGAGAGAGGCATCCATGACGGGGCAAGAAATGGCGCTGAACCATGTGGAGGCAGAAAGGCAGAGGCGAGAGAAGCTCAATCACAGATTCTATGCTCTCAGAAGCGTGGTACCCAACGTATCCAGAATGGACAAAGCCTCGCTTCTTGCAGATGCAGTCGCTTACATCAACGAGCTCAAGGCCAAAATTCAGGAATTGGAGGCCAGAGTTGGAGTTGGATCGCTAGGAGGAGCACAATATCATGATCGCAAACTACTTGTTACTACTGCCACAAGCTGCGGGGATTTCATTCAAGAGACTCAAAGCACCGTCACAGCTGATCAAAATCAAAGCGGAATGTCATCTAAACCTTACAGTAGTGTTCCATATACTGCTAATAATTCGAGTCATGAAATCCAAGTAAAGTTTGTAAATGGATCGGTAGCCATTCTCCACATTCTATGTCCGGATGTGAATTACCCATCAGCCAAATTGATGGATGCACTGCGACAAATGGAGCTCCAAGTTTGCTCCGCAAGCTTCTCCCCCGTACAGGACTTGATGCTACACGATGTTGTGATTAGGATTCCCAGAAATGATGCTTTGGCTACTGAGGATGCTCTCAAAACTGCACTCCTTAGAAGGTTACGGCTTTAA
- the LOC113779667 gene encoding probable lysophospholipase BODYGUARD 1, with the protein MEVKARSRSALLMTGRFLNHLLSLIMFSVLDLLDFALCYLYKVIDFFVEAERKPCYCSSAKEAITSSGKILVSEQGESKKVVCLTSTKLQLEEISDTLYTRPALLSGVSKSTVNRLTVNSRAVIQKPDKNTKRGGGGRGTLRSTFTVNSTIVEMLQGKIRAAHQPPHPPMPRWSDCDCKTCNSWASSCKETLYVKVQGATDNVEEDVIFIHGFISSSAFWTETLFPNFSESAKSKYRFIAVDLLGFGRSPKPTDSLYTLREHVEMIERSVLEPHKVKSFHIVAHSLGCILALALSVKHPASVKSLTLLAPPYFPVPRGVEASQYMMRRVAPRRVWPLMAFGSSIACWYEHISRTVCLLICKNHRLWDFLTKLLTRNRIRTYLIEGFCCHTHNAAWHTLHNIICGTAGKMEGYLDVVKNRLKCAVTVIHGRDDEVIPVECSYNVQSRVPRAQVKVVENKDHITIVVGRQKAFARELEEIWKISSL; encoded by the exons ATGGAAGTTAAGGCACGGTCTAGATCGGCCCTACTAATGACTGGCAGATTTCTGAACCATTTGCTCAGCTTGATCATGTTCTCTGTTCTAGACCTGCTTGATTTTGCGCTGTGTTACTTGTACAAAGTGATAGATTTTTTCGTGGAGGCAGAACGGAAGCCCTGTTACTGCTCCTCGGCTAAAGAAGCCATCACCAGCAGTGGCAAAATCCTAGTCTCGGAGCAAGGAGAGTCTAAAAAGGTCGTATGCCTCACCTCTACCAAGTTGCAGCTGGAGGAGATCTCCGACACTCTCTACACTCGCCCTGCATTGCTCTCCGGGGTCTCTAAGTCCACCGTCAACCGCCTCACCGTCAACAGCCGCGCCGTCATTCAGAAACCCGACAAGAATACCAAgaggggaggaggaggaagaggaacGCTACGCTCAACGTTCACCGTCAACTCCACCATTGTTGAAATGCTGCAAGGTAAAATCAGGGCCGCCCACCAACCCCCCCATCCTCCCATGCCAAGGTGGTCAGATTGTGATTGTAAAACCTGCAACTCCTGGGCGTCTTCTTGCAAAGAGACCTTATACGTCAAGGTCCAAGGAGCCACAG ATAATGTGGAAGAAGACGTGATATTCATACACGGCTTCATCTCATCTTCAGCATTTTGGACGGAAACATTGTTCCCAAACTTCTCCGAGTCAGCCAAGTCTAAGTATCGATTCATTGCGGTTGATCTGCTTGGTTTTGGAAGGAGCCCTAAGCCAACGGATTCACTCTACACCCTGAGGGAACATGTGGAGATGATTGAGAGGTCGGTTCTGGAGCCACACAAGGTCAAGTCTTTCCACATCGTCGCCCATTCTTTGGGCTGCATCTTGGCTCTTGCACTCTCTGTCAAGCATCCTGCCTCCGTCAAATCCTTAACTCTTCTAGCACCT CCATATTTTCCAGTACCCAGGGGAGTAGAAGCTAGTCAGTACATGATGAGAAGAGTAGCCCCTCGGCGAGTATGGCCACTGATGGCTTTTGGGTCCTCGATTGCTTGTTGGTATGAGCATATTAGCCGAACCGTTTGCCTTCTCATCTGCAAAAACCACCGTCTCTGGGATTTTCTTACCAAATTACTTACCAGAAACAG GATCAGAACATATTTGATTGAGGGATTTTGCTGCCACACACACAATGCTGCGTGGCACACGCTGCACAATATTATTTGCGGGACTGCAGGGAAAATGGAAGGATATTTGGATGTGGTGAAGAACCGGCTGAAATGCGCGGTGACCGTAATTCACGGTCGAGATGATGAAGTCATCCCAGTTGAATGCAGCTACAATGTTCAATCCAGAGTGCCTCGAGCCCAAGTTAAAGTTGTAGAAAACAAAGATCACATCACCATTGTTGTTGGAAGACAGAAAGCCTTTGCTCGAGAACTCGAGGAGATTTGGAAAATTTCAAGCCTTTAA